Below is a window of Musa acuminata AAA Group cultivar baxijiao chromosome BXJ3-11, Cavendish_Baxijiao_AAA, whole genome shotgun sequence DNA.
ATGCTTGAGTCATTGTTAAGCCTACTGTAGAAATGACAGGTTGCATGTTTGTCATGTAATTTTATAATGGAGCTATTTTGCATCTCACAGACTGGTCCGCGAGATAGTACTATCCAGTGTTTTGTTAAGAGGGACAATAGGGACAAATCATCTCTAACATATCATCTTTACCTGTGTCTTAGCTCAGGTAAGCTTCCTTTCCTCTCAGTTTATGCAGTTAAAATTTTGTCATGAATTTGTGGATCATGTTTTAAGTTGTCAGTCCTTTTCTTAAACTCTTTATGAATGCAATTTGTAGTTTCAAACTTTTCCTTCTAGTGGGATGATTGAGCACTTCTGTGCTTTGGGCAAGGTGCACTAAGAGTGTgggttggattttgaacttgcctGGGATGGATCTTATAGGCCTCACTAATGCCGGCATCAGGAGCATGGCTTATTAGCTTTTTCAACAAGTTCAGTGCCTAAAAGGCACATCTTCCATTCTATATATTGTTGCTCAAATTTGGGAAAGTGATCTAGTTTAATGAGTATCTAGATGATTTTGACTAGGCTAAGACCTCTGTTATAAAGTGGAAGAATGTAGGTGGTTTTCGTACAAGATAAGGGGAAAACACCTGAACGGGGTCACTAAGGTAGACTCTTATGGGAAACTTCCAATGCCCAAGTTAGCCGAAGGGTAAATGAAACTAAGCAAGCTACGAAAGTAGGGTGCAAACTCACAAGGTGGCTAGGAGTGTGGATTACACACCCAAGATAGATGGGAGATCATCATATGTTTAGGCGAGATATCCACCTGATGGTGGTCATGGCCGACATAAACATGGTCAATAGGTGCTGCACTGGTTAGCATCAGGGGACAAGCCTCAACTGCAGAATTGGCATTTCCTCTGTCTGCAGAATTGACATGTTACATGTTGGACCACCACACAGCATTATTCATCATTCCTTGGAGCAATAAGTTCTTCCGTTGGGAGAATAAGAATGAAAAGCCAGTAGAAAATATTTTCCTTTAAAAGAAGAGATTGAATATATGGGACTCCACATATTAATTTGTCCTCATCTTCAGTCTCCATTTCTTTGCTTCCATCCACTTTTTCGTTGTCTTATTCATCGATATAACTGTCTATCATTTGAGTCATTAATGTTTTTCTTTCACTTAGATAACGAATATGTGGTAATTACAGTTTACTCGTAAATTtactttcatatttatttttctctaagttGTCATGTTGTATTTGTTGTATACCTTTCTTCAATAAGATGTGCTCCTTGTTTCTCCTCCACTGTGTGCATAGGCCCTTGGTGATCTAGGCATGTCCATCTGTCTTGAACCTTTAACAACTTTCGAACTACTTCGTTCATTTTTTATTCAGGCCTTTGTCGTATATGAATATCAGCTCTATGCTATGTTAGGCTATAAATTTGACTTTTAGAAGTATTGATTCTGTAGatctctttttttattcttttgttgCTAAATGGTCATAAAGATGAAAGTGGTAATAAAGGTTATATCAGTTTTTGTTGATTTTTATTAGCACTTGTTTCACTAGTAGTTGCTGCATTATATATTCTTTTCCTTGAGTGATGTTTAATTTGCCTTTTTACCAATTATAATTATTCctctttaaattatttttttgctttaaATCTGTAGATGTACTTGTTGAGAATGGTAAATTCCTTCTGTCAGCCAAGAAAATTCGTCGGGCAACTTGTACAGAATACATAATATCTATGGATCGTGACAATATAACCAGATCAAGCAACACATATATTGGAAAAGTAAGGTATTAAAAGTGATATAGTTTGGAAGTTTTCTcgtttaatataatttttcataAACTAATGTTTTTATCTTTGCATATTAGGTCCAATTTCATTGAAACCAAGTTTGAAATCTATGACACTCAGCCGCCATGCAATGGGGCAGCATCCTCCCAACTAGGCAAAATTAGCCAGAGACCTTACTTGAGAAAATTCTCATCGAAAGTGCCCACTGGAAACTTCAAGATAGCCCAGGTGACATATGAAATAAATGTGCGGCGATCAAGGAGCCCAAGGCGGATGCACTGTGTTATGCACTCAATTCCTGCCTCAGCCCTTGACGCTGGTGGGACAGTTCCTTGTCAGCCAGAGAATCTGGTACCCCGCTCTCTGGAGGACTCTTTCCAGAGCATCTCCTTTAGGAAATCATCTTCTGCAGAGCGCTCAATTGGTTTCAGCGGTTCCCGTTGTTACTCGGATATCGCTGGAGGAGTTAGAGTGGGGAATGAAGAAGACGACAAGGCCACGGAGATGCCTCTGGTTCTCCGAAACAAGGCTCCTAGGTGGGTTGAGCAGTTGCAATGTTGGTGCCTTGACTTCGGGGGACGTGTGACCATGGCTTCGGTCAAAAACTTCCAGCTCATCGAGGCGACACAGCCAGCTGCATCGCATCCATCACCACTGGAGCAAGACAAGATTATACTTCAGTTTGGAAAGGTTGCGGAGGACATGTTTACTATGGATTACCGGTACCCATTGTCAGCCTTCCAGGCTTTTGCCATCTGCTTGTGTAGCTTTAGCAACTGGCCATGCGAGTACAGCTAACCTAGATGAACTATTGAAATTGAAGAGGTTACAAAAGTTGCTCTTGTTAATGTTAATGCCCAGGCCTGTAACATGCATGTAATTTTCTGTATCAAGTGCCATCATCCATGggcctatctttttttttttttccttatttgtAGCTTCGGTAACAGCCTCACCAAGAAGTAATCCAATATACCTGTCTCATTAATGCACAATTGAATTGATTGCCTTGTTTAGAGTAAAAGGTCCAATGATGAGATGTAGATGCTGTCACCGATATATGACAGTTTCATCCCTTTGTGGCACGCGTGCTGTGTATAATCTTGGCAGTGGGACTGGTTTCCATTGTGTAGGCCACCACCGTATGTCTCTGTTAGGGGGTGGGGTTATTGCTCGACTGTTGATTGACAAAGAGAGAAGAAGGTAAGAAAATTTCTGTCTTGCATTGGTGATGGGACGGTAGGGTTCATGTAATCATGTCTGTGTAATATTGTCCCGTATGAAACATATTATCTTTTAGTTTCTTTATCTTTTTCAAAACTCGATGTTCACCTTCATATCAACATATAGTATGTATATGGTTTTGTTAAGGTAGAATTCTATATGTTGATATGAATTCGGAATCGATCGTCCCAGGTGTTGGGATTCCGAGCTAATTTTGATTCAAGTTATGTTTCACTTAATACAAGTTAATAGActagaatattatattatttttggagataaaatcaaataatgtatCCCATGGGAATCTTTTAAACTCTTCCTTAATTTttcattataaaaaaagaaagagattcTTGAATCTCTCTAATTTTGAATTTAACCGCAAGGTTCTCTCTTGTCGGAAGAATTAACGTTGACAAATATGTCATATATTTCTTGAAGATAAAATTATGCATCCTATATGGTATGGTACGTAGGTAGCGAGAATATTTTAAATCCTTCATCAATTAGATATCATCGTTAAAAGAAAAAGTTattaaatcttatattttgacgATAAAATAAATTGATTGAAGGTGTGAATCTTTTAATTCTATATCTGAATCTTTTAATTCTATATCTTAAATGTACTTCGATTGAAGTTGTGAATCTTTGGAAAATGAAAGTATTGTGTTGGAGGATCAAAAATTATGCTGAAGAATAAGACATTATGACATTAGACTAAATAACATTATAGAAGATTGAATATTATACCAAAGGAGGAGAATAAGATAACATGTTAGAGAATAGGACAATCTGATGAAACATTATATGACATGTCAAAAGAACGTTTGATTTGTCAAAAGAATTCAGAAGAATGGACAAAGTGTCAAAAAAGCCTCAAATGTGCTAAAATTGAGTCAACTTAATTGTAGTCTATGTTGGGTAACGTATGGTACGGAAAAGGCTATAATTGGGCAACTATTAGTAGGCCAACATGTAGCCTAGTGGTAGCACCGCTTAGTTCTAAGTTAGTGGTACTTACTGAATGTACGAACGACATAGATGATATCATTTTAGGACTATTAGCTATAGTTTGCTTAGAATGATGATATCACCACTAGtacaattttgatatttttcttgctatatatatatatatatacatatatatatatacatatatatatatacatatatatatatatatatacatatacatacatatatatatatatatatatacatacatacatatacatatatatatatatatatatatatatatatatatatatatatatatatatatatatatatatatatatgcgcttGTTAAAGAAAGATAAGTTGATCGCCTTAacaaagaggaatcgagagtaatgTGATGAAAAAATTactataaattaatttatttttctcttattcttgattatttatttgttttaatttgattttatatacTTGTATTTTTCCTCGATATAAATTCTAAAGTTTATTTAAATTTACACAAAGACTAATTTATCTCCCTTCTAACTATAGGATTTGATAGTATTACCATACAATAAATAGACATTTCGTGGTTAAATTTGATTATTTCAAGAATAAGTAGAACAAAGAAGAGGGTTCACGGTGGTGGCGACGGTGTTATGATCGCACCTCAAAAAGGAGTGCATCGCCCCCTTCCCCctgctcctcttcttcctctcgagGAACAGAGGAGAAGAGTTTGAGGAAGCCAACGATGGATCGATGACCAGTTCTCTTTGCGACCGGGTGAATGGTTGGAGAGGATTTGATTAGGGGCGCTGATCACTAGTTGTTCTGTGTGCAACCCTCTATTCTTATTCTTTGTGGCATGGAGGAGAGGGTTCGATCGGGGGCAGCGACGATGGCCGTGAAGATGGTGCTTTGACCGTACCCCAATAGCGAGGGTTTGCGTTGTGCTGCTTGCATCTAGTACATGGGTGACCGTGACTCTCCCAACACTACAAGGACATGATTACCTCTCCCTAGGGTAGCGATGGTCCCTGCGGTTAGTGATGGTGGCAGTAGGGTAGATCCAACGACGAGGCTCCCTGCCCTTacctctcaagttgctcctccactatCTTCTTTCCGGTGAGATGCTCCTTCGATAAAGCAGCATAGAGGTAGGTCATGCTATAGATCGTGGCCTCTCGCTcccatttccaatgaccctcagCTTGGATTTatttatgttgaatcttagattttgatgatgaaatcaattgataaattattga
It encodes the following:
- the LOC135652507 gene encoding tubby-like F-box protein 14; the encoded protein is MSFCNIFCNARYSYGGSSRHDFETRLAGHCTPNSQVAVHEMHDQHLVVQASCWDSFPPELLNDVITRLDSESTWPFCKNVVACAGVCRSWREICKEIVKNPEFSGKFTFPVSLKQTGPRDSTIQCFVKRDNRDKSSLTYHLYLCLSSDVLVENGKFLLSAKKIRRATCTEYIISMDRDNITRSSNTYIGKVRSNFIETKFEIYDTQPPCNGAASSQLGKISQRPYLRKFSSKVPTGNFKIAQVTYEINVRRSRSPRRMHCVMHSIPASALDAGGTVPCQPENLVPRSLEDSFQSISFRKSSSAERSIGFSGSRCYSDIAGGVRVGNEEDDKATEMPLVLRNKAPRWVEQLQCWCLDFGGRVTMASVKNFQLIEATQPAASHPSPLEQDKIILQFGKVAEDMFTMDYRYPLSAFQAFAICLCSFSNWPCEYS